The following proteins are co-located in the Komagataeibacter sp. FNDCF1 genome:
- a CDS encoding lipopolysaccharide biosynthesis protein has protein sequence MSTDERDALKRIFGNTGFLIAGRATNAICSFVYVAWAVRALGLQQFGVLMLVTTFGAAVSSATHLLSWQPLLHYGTDPFTNGRRAEFSRVLAFCIRADYLSGGVGWLVGTVGVVLFGTYMGWPAADQGAAMLYMLTIAFMNTSWSAGVFRLCNSFWLTMLTDLSGALVRTVGSGIGFFHHFGLDYYLLVWSMTQLVMFISSTALGCMLVRRSGGTSGFSLFARLRPGDAPGIWRFTLSTSCNHLLGSVFNQFGTLLVGGVLGPADAAVYRVSRQIGEGIAKPAQLMMPALYPELIRLREKQDWYGIKRVVLKLFLMIGGFSIVLMGVAMALGNILLTWMLHVHWHGGRSLIMLMLGSAILGLGVVPLEPLLTVIGQVSQVLRGRIIVTLTYLPLVYGMTMAWHLEGAAAAADVAALIMLCICLRPVVAWFRRVAPGRRPVHDDAAPVVVPGSTGAEP, from the coding sequence ATGTCCACTGATGAACGGGATGCGCTAAAGCGTATCTTTGGCAATACCGGCTTCCTGATCGCCGGGCGCGCGACCAATGCGATCTGCAGTTTCGTGTATGTGGCATGGGCCGTGCGGGCGCTGGGACTGCAGCAGTTCGGCGTGCTCATGCTGGTCACCACGTTCGGGGCCGCGGTGTCTTCCGCCACGCATCTGCTGTCATGGCAGCCGCTGCTGCATTATGGGACCGACCCGTTCACCAATGGCAGGCGGGCCGAATTCTCGCGCGTGCTGGCGTTCTGCATCCGGGCCGATTACCTGAGCGGTGGCGTGGGCTGGCTGGTCGGCACGGTGGGGGTGGTGCTGTTTGGCACCTACATGGGCTGGCCCGCGGCGGACCAGGGGGCGGCGATGCTGTACATGCTGACCATCGCGTTCATGAACACAAGCTGGTCGGCCGGGGTGTTCCGGCTGTGCAATTCCTTCTGGCTGACCATGCTGACCGACCTGTCGGGCGCGCTGGTGCGCACGGTCGGTTCGGGTATCGGTTTTTTTCACCATTTCGGGCTGGACTATTACCTTCTGGTCTGGAGCATGACCCAGCTTGTCATGTTCATCAGCAGTACCGCACTGGGCTGCATGCTTGTACGGCGTTCTGGTGGCACGTCGGGTTTCAGCCTGTTTGCCCGGCTGCGTCCGGGCGATGCGCCGGGCATATGGCGCTTTACGCTCTCGACCAGTTGCAACCACCTTCTGGGTTCGGTCTTCAACCAGTTTGGCACGCTGCTGGTGGGGGGCGTGCTGGGACCGGCTGATGCCGCCGTCTACCGTGTTTCCCGCCAGATTGGCGAGGGGATTGCCAAGCCCGCCCAGCTCATGATGCCCGCGTTGTACCCCGAACTGATCCGCCTGCGCGAAAAACAGGACTGGTATGGCATCAAGCGCGTCGTGCTCAAGCTCTTCCTCATGATCGGGGGGTTCTCCATCGTGCTGATGGGTGTTGCGATGGCGCTGGGCAACATCCTGCTGACATGGATGCTGCACGTGCACTGGCATGGCGGGCGTTCCCTGATCATGCTCATGCTGGGCAGTGCGATACTGGGGCTGGGCGTCGTGCCGCTGGAGCCGCTGCTGACAGTGATCGGTCAGGTTTCGCAGGTGCTCAGGGGGCGCATCATCGTCACCCTGACCTACCTGCCGCTGGTCTATGGTATGACCATGGCGTGGCATCTGGAGGGGGCAGCCGCGGCGGCGGACGTGGCCGCACTGATCATGCTGTGCATCTGCCTGCGGCCGGTGGTGGCCTGGTTCCGGCGCGTGGCCCCGGGCCGCAGGCCGGTTCATGATGATGCGGCGCCCGTGGTCGTGCCCGGCTCCACGGGTGCGGAGCCGTAG